One genomic region from Sorangium aterium encodes:
- the ypfJ gene encoding KPN_02809 family neutral zinc metallopeptidase, translating into MRWTPGKRSANLRDLRGASGGAKLGVGGTVILLVLSLVFGKDLLSGLGQGAATPGGQNGRTSSPEEERLVDFVSFVLDDTEAVWKQVFSQKGQAYPAPQLTVFTDSVRSGCGIGEAAMGPFYCPADRTAYIDLGFYRELKARFGAPGDFAQAYVLAHEIGHHVQNVLGTERRLRQLQAARPGEKNALSVKMELQADCFAGVWAHSTAKRDLLEAGDVEEALRAASAIGDDRLQKAATGRVNPETWTHGSSAQRVTWFKRGMQGGRVEDCDTFAEGTP; encoded by the coding sequence ATGCGCTGGACACCTGGGAAACGCAGTGCGAACCTCCGAGACCTCCGCGGCGCATCCGGCGGAGCGAAGCTCGGTGTCGGCGGGACGGTGATCCTGCTCGTGCTCTCGCTGGTCTTCGGCAAGGATCTCCTGTCGGGGCTCGGTCAGGGGGCCGCGACCCCCGGCGGGCAAAACGGGCGCACGAGCTCGCCCGAGGAGGAGCGGCTCGTCGACTTCGTGTCCTTCGTGCTCGACGACACCGAGGCCGTGTGGAAGCAGGTGTTCAGCCAGAAGGGGCAGGCCTATCCGGCGCCCCAGCTGACGGTGTTCACCGACTCCGTGAGGTCGGGCTGCGGTATCGGCGAGGCGGCGATGGGCCCGTTCTACTGCCCGGCGGATCGGACGGCGTACATCGACCTCGGCTTCTACCGCGAGCTCAAGGCGCGGTTCGGCGCGCCAGGCGACTTCGCCCAGGCCTACGTGCTGGCCCACGAGATCGGCCACCACGTGCAGAACGTGCTCGGGACCGAGCGCCGCCTGCGCCAGCTGCAGGCCGCGCGCCCGGGCGAGAAGAACGCGCTCTCCGTGAAGATGGAGCTCCAGGCGGACTGCTTCGCCGGCGTGTGGGCCCACTCCACGGCGAAGCGCGACCTGCTCGAGGCGGGCGACGTCGAGGAGGCCCTCCGGGCCGCGTCCGCGATCGGCGACGATCGGCTGCAGAAGGCCGCGACCGGCAGGGTCAACCCGGAGACGTGGACGCACGGCTCGTCGGCGCAGCGGGTCACCTGGTTCAAGCGCGGCATGCAGGGCGGCCGCGTCGAGGACTGCGACACGTTCGCGGAGGGCACGCCCTGA
- a CDS encoding tail fiber domain-containing protein, with amino-acid sequence MRIHGTGTMALLCALAFAAGAGCNSGGGDSGSGGASAGTGGASAGTGGAGAGSGGADAGSGGAGGGTGGAGAGTGGGAEELRWYLTCGDPVCSGHRPRDGVKPCTDEKEGAPCAAPDATCDPANDCNAQLLCTSDDPTQRPGGCPRSRARYKHDIRYLPETELARVRDELVATPLATWRYNHEGGHGREHLGFIIDDNPASPAVASDGDHVDLYGYTSMAVAAIQMQQKQIAALERELAALRKELDSARQAARPPASKAAGRAPR; translated from the coding sequence ATGCGCATTCACGGTACAGGGACGATGGCGCTCCTCTGCGCGCTCGCGTTCGCGGCAGGGGCAGGCTGCAATTCCGGCGGAGGGGATAGCGGAAGCGGCGGAGCGAGCGCAGGCACCGGCGGCGCGAGCGCGGGCACCGGCGGCGCGGGTGCTGGCAGCGGCGGCGCGGACGCCGGCAGCGGCGGCGCGGGTGGTGGCACGGGCGGCGCAGGCGCTGGCACCGGCGGCGGGGCGGAGGAGCTGAGGTGGTATCTCACATGCGGCGATCCGGTATGCAGCGGGCACCGGCCGCGCGACGGGGTGAAGCCATGCACCGACGAGAAGGAGGGGGCCCCGTGCGCCGCACCGGACGCGACGTGCGATCCCGCGAACGACTGCAACGCGCAGCTGCTCTGCACCAGCGACGATCCGACGCAGCGTCCGGGGGGTTGCCCCAGATCCCGCGCCCGGTACAAACACGATATCCGGTACCTGCCGGAGACCGAGCTCGCGCGCGTGCGCGACGAGCTCGTCGCCACGCCGCTCGCGACCTGGCGTTACAACCACGAGGGCGGGCACGGCCGCGAGCATCTCGGGTTCATCATCGACGACAATCCGGCGAGCCCGGCGGTCGCGAGCGACGGCGATCACGTCGACCTGTACGGATACACGAGCATGGCCGTGGCAGCGATCCAGATGCAGCAGAAGCAGATCGCCGCCCTCGAGCGCGAGCTCGCGGCGCTCCGCAAGGAGCTCGACTCGGCGCGGCAGGCGGCACGCCCGCCGGCGTCCAAGGCGGCCGGCCGGGCCCCACGATAG
- a CDS encoding aldo/keto reductase, with amino-acid sequence MLYRRFGRTEIKMPVLSCGGMRYQQSWNDKDPISPASQRNIEACIERAIELGINHIETARGYGTSEEQLGKILPTLPRERIIVQTKVSPEADPAEFLATFERSMKLLRLDHVDLFALHGVNDETRLSWSLRKGGCLDAALELKRQGRVRAVGFSTHAAPRVITAMVQDGRCDYVNLHWYYVNQLAWPAIQAAAEQDMGVFIISPTDKGGRLYEPSDKLVRLCDPLSPIVFNDLFCLARPEVHTISVGAARPADFDEHMKALPLLDGEGAAQAALAPILRRIDEELERVLGRAWLETWHVGLPDWEAVPGHVNIREILRLYNFARALDMTAYGKMRYNLLGGGGHWFPGNRADRVRELDLAQALAGAPQRHRIPEVLAEAHALLAGQEVRRLGKH; translated from the coding sequence ATGCTCTACCGCCGCTTCGGTCGCACCGAGATCAAGATGCCTGTCCTCTCGTGCGGAGGGATGCGGTACCAGCAATCCTGGAACGACAAGGACCCCATCTCGCCCGCGAGCCAGCGCAACATCGAGGCGTGCATCGAGCGGGCGATCGAGCTTGGAATCAATCATATCGAGACCGCGCGAGGGTACGGCACGAGCGAGGAGCAGCTCGGGAAGATCCTGCCGACGCTGCCGCGCGAGCGGATCATCGTCCAGACGAAGGTCAGCCCCGAGGCGGATCCAGCGGAGTTCCTTGCGACGTTCGAGCGGTCGATGAAGCTCCTCCGGCTCGATCACGTCGACCTGTTCGCGCTCCACGGCGTGAACGACGAGACGCGCCTCTCGTGGTCGCTGCGCAAAGGCGGCTGCCTGGACGCTGCGCTCGAGCTGAAGCGGCAAGGCCGCGTGCGCGCGGTGGGGTTCTCGACGCACGCGGCGCCGCGCGTGATCACCGCGATGGTGCAGGACGGCCGATGCGATTACGTCAACCTGCACTGGTACTACGTGAATCAGCTCGCCTGGCCGGCCATCCAGGCTGCGGCCGAGCAGGACATGGGGGTCTTCATCATCAGCCCCACCGACAAGGGAGGCAGGCTGTACGAGCCGAGCGACAAGCTCGTGCGGCTCTGCGACCCGCTCTCGCCGATCGTGTTCAATGACCTCTTCTGCCTCGCTCGTCCCGAGGTCCACACGATCAGCGTCGGGGCGGCGCGCCCGGCCGACTTCGACGAGCACATGAAGGCCTTGCCGCTGCTCGACGGCGAGGGCGCCGCGCAGGCCGCGCTGGCGCCGATCCTGCGCCGGATCGACGAAGAGCTCGAGCGGGTGCTCGGCCGGGCGTGGCTCGAGACATGGCACGTCGGCCTCCCCGACTGGGAAGCCGTCCCCGGGCACGTCAACATCCGCGAGATCCTGCGGCTGTACAACTTCGCCCGCGCGCTCGACATGACGGCCTACGGCAAGATGCGGTACAACCTCCTCGGCGGCGGCGGCCACTGGTTCCCGGGGAACCGCGCCGATCGCGTGCGGGAGCTCGATCTCGCGCAGGCCCTCGCGGGCGCGCCGCAGCGGCACCGCATCCCCGAGGTGCTGGCGGAGGCGCACGCGCTGCTCGCAGGGCAAGAGGTGAGGCGCCTCGGCAAACACTGA
- the ada gene encoding bifunctional DNA-binding transcriptional regulator/O6-methylguanine-DNA methyltransferase Ada, translating into MSGKAHALAVGVKSDPRWAAVIARDASADGKFFYSVKTTGVYCRPSCGARPARPENVGFHPTSAAAERAGFRPCLRCKPDQPPLAERQAAQVAQLCRLIESSEQVPSLEELARHAGLSVFHTHRVFKAVTGVTPKAYAAAHRARRVRAELGKNGTVTQAIYAAGYGSGGRFYEQSNQVLGMTPTRYRAGGAQMEIRFAIGECSLGSILVAATARGVCAILLGDDPAELAHDLERRFPRAHLLGADAGFEQLVAKVVGLVERPRASVELPLDIRGTAFQQRVWQALRDIPGGTTASYAQIACAIGAPRAVRAVAQACAANALAVAIPCHRVVRNDGGLSGYRWGVERKRALLDREAGA; encoded by the coding sequence ATGTCGGGAAAGGCCCATGCGCTCGCCGTCGGGGTGAAGAGCGACCCTCGCTGGGCAGCCGTGATCGCCCGCGACGCGAGCGCCGATGGCAAGTTCTTCTACTCGGTCAAGACGACAGGCGTGTACTGCCGTCCGTCCTGCGGCGCCCGGCCCGCGAGGCCCGAGAACGTCGGCTTTCATCCGACCTCGGCCGCCGCCGAGCGGGCGGGCTTCCGGCCGTGTCTGCGCTGCAAACCCGACCAGCCCCCGCTGGCCGAGCGCCAGGCGGCCCAGGTCGCCCAGCTGTGTCGGCTCATCGAGAGCAGCGAGCAGGTGCCGAGCCTCGAGGAGCTGGCGCGCCATGCGGGGCTGAGCGTCTTCCACACGCATCGTGTCTTCAAGGCCGTGACGGGGGTGACGCCGAAAGCGTATGCAGCGGCGCACCGCGCCAGGCGGGTGAGGGCCGAGCTCGGCAAGAACGGCACCGTGACCCAGGCGATCTACGCGGCCGGGTACGGCTCGGGCGGGCGCTTCTACGAGCAATCGAACCAGGTGCTGGGCATGACGCCCACGAGGTACCGCGCCGGAGGTGCACAGATGGAGATCCGGTTTGCGATCGGGGAGTGCTCGCTCGGCTCCATCCTGGTCGCCGCCACGGCGCGAGGCGTGTGCGCCATCCTGCTCGGCGACGACCCGGCGGAGCTGGCGCACGATCTCGAGCGCCGGTTTCCTCGGGCCCACCTGCTCGGCGCCGACGCCGGGTTCGAGCAGCTCGTCGCAAAGGTGGTGGGCCTCGTGGAGCGCCCTCGTGCCTCGGTCGAGCTGCCGCTCGACATCCGCGGCACGGCGTTCCAGCAGCGCGTCTGGCAGGCGTTGCGGGACATCCCTGGCGGTACGACCGCGAGTTATGCGCAGATCGCCTGCGCCATCGGCGCTCCGAGGGCGGTCAGGGCCGTGGCCCAGGCGTGCGCGGCCAACGCGCTGGCCGTGGCGATCCCGTGCCATCGTGTGGTGCGGAACGACGGCGGCCTGTCGGGCTATCGCTGGGGTGTCGAACGCAAGCGCGCGCTGCTCGACCGGGAGGCGGGCGCTTGA
- a CDS encoding ADYC domain-containing protein: protein MLKRGFLAGSMVLLLSVGAGCVAEIDGGEDEEALAESSFAMSRLNGMNLNGVRFNGVRFNGVRFNGVRFNGVSLDATTLVGTREGDGAPVAGADFIGADIEAVLDDGSSVAVRITNVVERDGLLYYTVKHNAGPGVWVNICGEGLDAIPVKGTWDAVTGAHSDDAGMFTFACQGAAIGKCAEWGYREWEAEAECAASGCEDRDLSYFHQACIRMVRADYCGDGVPHTQTGTAIDVWDALGIQTETVGSGMSLEAEWTADGAACVKHTRWKGPGGSNPDRDYILAHCPERWAGDDPSCGGIGSTFHKENGFTTPLGQRRILRNASFTTNVSPQ from the coding sequence ATGTTGAAGCGAGGGTTCCTGGCAGGGTCGATGGTCTTGCTCCTGTCGGTCGGCGCCGGCTGCGTCGCGGAGATCGACGGCGGCGAGGACGAGGAAGCGTTGGCGGAGAGCTCGTTCGCGATGAGCAGGCTCAACGGCATGAACCTGAACGGGGTCCGCTTCAACGGGGTTCGGTTCAACGGGGTCCGCTTCAACGGGGTTCGGTTCAACGGGGTCTCGCTGGACGCGACGACGCTGGTCGGGACGCGCGAGGGCGACGGCGCGCCGGTCGCCGGGGCCGACTTCATCGGCGCGGACATCGAGGCGGTCCTGGACGATGGGTCGTCGGTCGCCGTCCGCATCACGAACGTCGTCGAGCGCGACGGGCTCCTCTACTACACGGTGAAGCACAACGCCGGCCCCGGGGTCTGGGTGAACATCTGCGGCGAGGGCCTCGACGCGATCCCGGTGAAGGGGACGTGGGACGCGGTGACGGGGGCTCACTCGGACGACGCGGGCATGTTCACGTTCGCCTGTCAGGGCGCCGCGATCGGGAAGTGCGCCGAGTGGGGCTACAGGGAATGGGAGGCCGAGGCGGAGTGCGCTGCGAGCGGCTGCGAGGACAGGGATCTCTCGTACTTCCATCAAGCGTGCATCCGCATGGTGCGCGCGGACTACTGCGGCGACGGCGTGCCGCACACGCAGACCGGGACGGCGATCGACGTCTGGGATGCGCTCGGCATCCAGACCGAGACGGTGGGCTCCGGCATGAGCCTCGAGGCCGAGTGGACGGCGGACGGCGCCGCCTGCGTCAAGCACACCCGGTGGAAGGGCCCCGGCGGCAGCAATCCGGATCGCGACTACATCCTGGCGCATTGCCCGGAGCGGTGGGCCGGGGACGATCCGAGCTGCGGCGGGATCGGCTCGACCTTCCACAAGGAAAACGGCTTCACGACGCCGCTCGGCCAGCGGCGCATCCTGCGGAACGCGTCGTTCACGACCAACGTGAGCCCCCAGTAG
- a CDS encoding GFA family protein — MTEIKTYTGGCHCGKVRYEVKVDLSSPVVMCNCSRCSKLGAMLAFAPVDQLTLKEGGDVLTDYQFNKKVIHHVFCSVCGVESFARGVGPNGQEMCAINVRCLDDVDIDALKTMKFDGKSL, encoded by the coding sequence ATGACGGAGATCAAGACCTATACAGGTGGCTGTCACTGCGGGAAGGTTCGCTACGAGGTCAAGGTGGACCTGAGCAGTCCCGTGGTCATGTGCAACTGCTCGCGCTGTTCGAAGCTGGGCGCGATGCTGGCCTTCGCGCCGGTGGACCAGCTCACGCTCAAGGAGGGTGGCGACGTTCTCACCGATTACCAGTTCAACAAGAAGGTCATTCACCATGTGTTCTGCTCGGTCTGCGGCGTCGAGTCGTTCGCGCGGGGAGTCGGTCCCAACGGACAGGAGATGTGCGCCATCAACGTCCGTTGCCTGGACGACGTCGACATCGACGCGCTCAAGACGATGAAATTCGACGGGAAGAGCCTGTAG
- a CDS encoding NAD-dependent deacylase produces the protein MSIEQASALLASARSALFITGAGVSAASGIPTYRGIGGLYSEKATDEGLAIEEALSGEMFQRRPEVTWKYVHQIERACRGARLNAAHAAIARIERRLARCWVLTQNVDGFHRGAGSTNVIDIHGDLHRILCTRCPYEAHVGDYAKLAPCPRCPACAAVLRPDVVLFGEMLPLEKVEILRRELARGFDVVVSIGTSSLFPYITRPVLEAAHSGVPTLEINPALTAISTAVSVRLPMRAVEALEGILSRIEPGS, from the coding sequence ATGTCGATCGAACAAGCAAGCGCGCTCCTGGCTTCGGCCCGCTCAGCCCTCTTCATCACCGGCGCGGGGGTCTCCGCGGCCTCTGGCATCCCCACCTACCGCGGGATCGGAGGGCTCTACAGCGAGAAGGCGACCGACGAGGGGCTCGCCATCGAGGAGGCGCTCTCGGGCGAGATGTTCCAGCGGCGCCCCGAGGTCACGTGGAAGTACGTCCACCAGATCGAGCGCGCGTGCCGCGGCGCGCGGCTCAACGCAGCGCACGCGGCGATCGCCCGGATCGAGCGCCGCCTCGCGCGCTGCTGGGTGCTCACCCAGAACGTCGACGGGTTTCACCGTGGCGCAGGGTCCACGAACGTCATCGACATCCACGGAGATCTCCACCGCATCCTCTGCACGCGCTGCCCTTATGAGGCGCACGTCGGCGATTACGCGAAGCTCGCCCCCTGCCCGCGCTGCCCGGCGTGCGCCGCGGTGCTCAGGCCCGATGTCGTCCTCTTCGGGGAGATGCTCCCCCTGGAGAAGGTCGAGATCCTCCGGCGAGAGCTCGCGCGGGGCTTCGATGTGGTCGTCTCGATCGGGACGTCGAGCCTGTTCCCCTACATCACGAGGCCGGTCCTGGAGGCCGCGCACTCCGGGGTTCCGACCCTCGAGATCAACCCGGCGCTCACCGCGATCTCCACCGCCGTTTCGGTGCGGCTTCCGATGCGCGCTGTCGAGGCGCTGGAGGGGATCCTCTCGCGCATCGAGCCCGGCAGCTGA
- a CDS encoding putative metal-binding motif-containing protein, whose protein sequence is MTTLAASQAHARRSGMAVEGCNGCHTGGAVPDITIDYSPKNPGAGEAVTLQVQIRSANINAGGVYLLTETGRLSPINGQGTKLIDEHQLVHDAPKRASGGVVRFDAQWIAPGAPGGVVVKVWALAANGDNSPRGDGASSADTAFAYGCTGTTYYLDRDADGYGDSSAPRVDCTRPADHADRGGDCDDYSVNIHPGQEEACNEIDDDCDGEIDEELAVTTQYEDADGDGYGSFFGATVTAKCPPEGYAPSSNDCNDRSPDVHPDAPEICNLADDDCDGRIDEGVREVCGVGMCAREASACTPGSCTPGEPTAEVCNALDDDCDGEVDEDPGLCAPGEGCPSGTCSSSSSGTGGGTAGSTGSAGSAVASAGSAGGGAPDEGGADSGGCAVDAGAPGGGSPWRLLTLVSPFALLALRRLRKGGTLR, encoded by the coding sequence TTGACCACGCTGGCTGCGTCGCAGGCCCACGCCCGCCGCTCCGGGATGGCGGTGGAGGGGTGCAACGGCTGCCACACCGGCGGCGCGGTGCCGGATATCACCATCGACTATAGCCCCAAGAACCCGGGGGCCGGCGAGGCGGTGACTCTGCAGGTGCAGATCCGGTCTGCCAACATCAACGCCGGGGGCGTCTATCTCCTCACCGAAACAGGCCGGCTCTCCCCCATCAACGGTCAAGGCACCAAGCTCATCGACGAGCACCAGCTCGTCCACGACGCGCCGAAGCGAGCGAGCGGCGGGGTCGTCCGCTTCGACGCGCAGTGGATCGCGCCGGGCGCGCCGGGCGGGGTCGTCGTCAAGGTGTGGGCCCTCGCTGCCAACGGCGACAACAGCCCGCGCGGAGACGGCGCTTCGTCCGCCGACACAGCGTTTGCCTACGGATGCACCGGGACGACGTATTACCTCGATCGCGACGCCGACGGATACGGCGACTCCAGCGCGCCCAGGGTCGATTGCACCCGGCCGGCCGATCACGCCGACCGCGGCGGCGATTGCGACGACTACAGCGTCAACATCCATCCCGGTCAGGAAGAGGCGTGCAACGAGATCGACGACGACTGCGACGGAGAGATCGACGAGGAGCTCGCGGTCACGACGCAGTATGAAGACGCCGACGGCGACGGCTACGGCTCGTTCTTCGGCGCGACCGTCACGGCGAAGTGCCCCCCCGAGGGGTACGCGCCGAGCTCCAACGACTGCAACGACAGATCCCCCGACGTCCACCCGGACGCGCCCGAGATATGCAATCTCGCCGACGACGACTGCGATGGCCGGATCGACGAGGGCGTGCGCGAGGTGTGCGGCGTCGGGATGTGCGCGCGGGAAGCGAGCGCGTGCACCCCTGGGTCGTGCACGCCCGGCGAACCGACCGCCGAGGTGTGCAACGCGCTCGACGACGACTGCGACGGCGAGGTCGACGAGGACCCAGGCCTCTGCGCGCCCGGCGAGGGCTGCCCGAGCGGCACGTGCAGCAGCAGCAGCAGCGGGACCGGCGGCGGCACGGCCGGGAGCACCGGCAGCGCCGGAAGCGCCGTTGCCTCCGCGGGCTCCGCGGGCGGCGGCGCGCCGGACGAGGGTGGAGCGGACAGCGGCGGTTGCGCCGTCGACGCCGGCGCCCCCGGCGGCGGGTCTCCGTGGCGCCTGCTCACGCTCGTCTCGCCGTTCGCCCTCCTCGCGTTGCGGCGCCTGCGGAAGGGTGGCACCCTACGGTAA
- a CDS encoding ABC transporter substrate-binding protein codes for MRIASLLPSATEIVCALGAQSELVGVSHECDFPEGLTGLPVLTRPRLRPARSSREIDAAVRDVLRDALAVYDLDLDALREARPDVIVTQDLCDVCAVSFDDVRAAVARLARQDVRIINLHPTRLDDIWADIRRVAEGIGRAAGGEALVDRLRARVAVTAARAAAAPGRPRVLAVEWIDPVMIGGTWMPELIALGGGEPLVTRPGEHAPTLSPAALAALDPDVVMIKPCGFTLERTLDELDLLPRVLPWATYRAVAQGRVYVADGNAFFNRPGPRIVESLEILAACAHPAVFADARRAHARSVVRIDAELRRHAFEDD; via the coding sequence ATGCGCATCGCCTCCCTGCTGCCGTCCGCGACCGAGATCGTCTGCGCGCTGGGCGCGCAGAGCGAGCTCGTCGGTGTCTCTCACGAGTGCGACTTCCCCGAGGGGCTGACCGGCCTCCCGGTGCTCACGCGCCCGCGGCTCAGGCCGGCGCGCTCCAGCCGGGAGATCGACGCCGCGGTCCGCGACGTCCTCCGGGACGCGCTCGCGGTCTATGACCTCGATCTGGACGCCCTCCGCGAGGCGCGGCCGGACGTGATCGTGACGCAGGACCTCTGCGACGTCTGCGCGGTCTCGTTCGATGACGTCCGCGCGGCCGTCGCCCGCCTTGCGCGGCAGGACGTGCGCATCATCAACCTGCACCCGACGCGGCTCGACGACATCTGGGCCGACATTCGCCGCGTCGCCGAGGGGATCGGCCGCGCGGCAGGCGGCGAGGCGCTCGTCGACCGGCTGCGCGCGCGCGTCGCCGTCACCGCCGCGCGCGCGGCCGCGGCGCCGGGCAGGCCGCGCGTGCTCGCGGTCGAGTGGATCGATCCTGTCATGATCGGCGGCACGTGGATGCCGGAGCTCATCGCCCTTGGAGGCGGGGAACCCCTCGTGACGCGACCCGGTGAGCACGCGCCAACGCTCTCGCCGGCCGCGCTCGCCGCGCTCGATCCCGACGTGGTGATGATCAAGCCGTGCGGCTTCACCCTCGAGCGCACGCTCGATGAGCTCGACCTCCTCCCCCGCGTGCTGCCCTGGGCGACGTATCGGGCCGTGGCGCAAGGCCGCGTGTACGTCGCCGACGGCAACGCCTTCTTCAATCGCCCTGGTCCCCGCATCGTGGAGTCGCTCGAGATCCTCGCGGCCTGCGCTCACCCGGCCGTGTTCGCCGACGCGCGCCGCGCGCACGCCCGGTCGGTGGTGCGGATCGACGCGGAGCTCCGGCGGCACGCGTTCGAAGACGACTGA
- a CDS encoding 2OG-Fe(II) oxygenase, which translates to MSARRDDVPTASGVDERVAAADWARVSQDLDAQGCAVIEGLLARTECNDLAALYARDELFRSRVVMERHGFGRGEYKYFAHPLPALIASLRTSIYPRLVPVANRWSAAMGLEVQYPEEHARFVERCHAAGQVQPTPLLLQYGEGDYNCLHQDLYGEHVFPLQVAVLLSEPERDFAGGELVMTEQRPRMQSRPMVVPLRQGDAAVFAVRHRPVQGTRGMYRVNVRHGVSRVRSGHRHTVGIIFHDAA; encoded by the coding sequence TTGAGCGCGCGCCGCGACGACGTCCCGACCGCGAGCGGCGTGGACGAGCGGGTGGCGGCGGCGGACTGGGCGCGCGTGTCGCAGGACCTCGACGCGCAGGGCTGCGCGGTGATCGAGGGCTTGCTCGCCCGGACCGAGTGCAACGATCTGGCCGCATTGTACGCGCGCGATGAGCTCTTTCGCAGCCGGGTGGTGATGGAGCGGCACGGGTTCGGGCGCGGGGAGTACAAATACTTCGCGCACCCGCTGCCCGCGCTGATCGCCTCGTTGCGGACCAGCATCTACCCGCGCCTCGTGCCCGTCGCCAACCGCTGGAGCGCTGCGATGGGCCTCGAGGTCCAGTATCCGGAGGAGCACGCGCGCTTCGTGGAGCGCTGCCATGCCGCAGGCCAGGTCCAGCCGACACCGCTCCTGCTGCAGTATGGCGAGGGTGACTACAACTGCTTGCACCAGGACCTCTATGGCGAGCACGTCTTTCCGCTCCAGGTCGCGGTGCTTCTCTCCGAGCCCGAGCGCGACTTCGCGGGCGGCGAGCTCGTGATGACCGAGCAGCGCCCGCGCATGCAGTCTCGACCGATGGTGGTGCCGCTGCGCCAGGGTGATGCGGCGGTGTTCGCGGTCCGTCATCGACCCGTACAGGGCACGCGGGGGATGTACCGGGTCAACGTCCGGCACGGCGTCAGCCGCGTGCGCTCGGGGCATCGCCACACGGTGGGCATCATCTTCCACGACGCGGCGTGA
- a CDS encoding SDR family NAD(P)-dependent oxidoreductase yields MRLQGKIALVTGSSRGIGRSITVRFAREGADVALTYHKSKEGAEEALAEVEAAGRRGHLFAVDVASVQSVQGLIQEAVARFGRLDVLVNNAGLEKRAPFWEVTEEDYDAVMNTNLKAVFFGSQAMVRHLRESGRPGKIINISSVHEDLPFPHFASYCASKGGVRMLTRTLAVELRGTGITVNAIAPGAIETAINAALLKDREKLSALLDQIPLGRLGKPEDVAGLAVFLASADADYVTGSTYFVDGGLTWNYEEQ; encoded by the coding sequence ATGAGACTGCAAGGCAAGATCGCGCTGGTCACAGGGAGCAGCCGGGGCATTGGCCGCAGCATCACTGTCCGGTTCGCCCGGGAAGGCGCCGACGTGGCGCTCACGTACCACAAGAGCAAGGAGGGCGCCGAGGAGGCCCTCGCCGAGGTCGAGGCCGCTGGAAGGCGAGGTCATCTGTTCGCCGTCGACGTCGCCTCCGTCCAGAGCGTGCAAGGGCTCATCCAGGAGGCCGTCGCGCGCTTCGGCCGGCTGGACGTGCTTGTCAACAATGCCGGGCTGGAGAAGCGGGCGCCGTTCTGGGAGGTGACCGAGGAGGACTACGATGCGGTCATGAACACCAACCTCAAAGCGGTGTTCTTCGGGAGCCAGGCGATGGTCCGTCACCTGCGCGAGTCGGGACGCCCCGGCAAGATCATCAACATCAGCTCGGTTCACGAGGATCTTCCGTTTCCCCACTTCGCTTCGTACTGCGCCAGCAAGGGCGGCGTCCGCATGCTCACGCGCACGCTCGCCGTGGAGCTGCGCGGCACCGGGATCACCGTGAATGCCATCGCGCCGGGCGCGATCGAGACGGCGATCAACGCCGCTCTGCTCAAGGATCGCGAGAAGCTGAGCGCGCTGCTCGACCAGATCCCGCTGGGCCGCCTGGGAAAGCCAGAGGACGTGGCCGGGCTCGCCGTGTTCCTCGCCTCGGCGGACGCCGATTACGTGACCGGCTCGACGTACTTCGTCGATGGCGGGCTGACGTGGAACTACGAGGAGCAGTAG
- a CDS encoding Uma2 family endonuclease codes for MAHPARRTGLSPAEYLAFERASGQKYEYANGEIFAISGCTRAHSLLAGDIQRELGNALLARACEVHTSDMRVKITPTGRVGRRRHPRRSRLSQGAARALRERLSCGPGRLRGRLMRCAILHDGLACAPLARHHAASWKMMPTVWRCPERTRLTPCRTLTRYIPRVPCTGR; via the coding sequence ATGGCGCATCCTGCCAGGCGCACCGGGCTCTCGCCCGCGGAGTATCTCGCGTTCGAGCGGGCTTCCGGGCAGAAGTACGAGTACGCGAACGGCGAGATCTTCGCGATATCGGGCTGCACCCGGGCGCACAGCCTGCTGGCCGGGGACATCCAGCGCGAGCTCGGCAACGCGCTGCTCGCTCGCGCCTGCGAGGTCCACACCTCCGACATGCGCGTCAAGATCACGCCCACGGGGCGAGTCGGTCGGCGTCGTCATCCACGTCGATCGCGTCTATCTCAAGGTGCCGCTCGCGCCCTCCGCGAGCGATTGAGCTGTGGCCCGGGGAGGCTCCGGGGGCGTCTGATGCGGTGCGCTATTCTGCACGACGGACTCGCCTGCGCTCCCCTCGCGCGCCATCACGCCGCGTCGTGGAAGATGATGCCCACCGTGTGGCGATGCCCCGAGCGCACGCGGCTGACGCCGTGCCGGACGTTGACCCGGTACATCCCCCGCGTGCCCTGTACGGGTCGATGA